Proteins encoded in a region of the Prunus persica cultivar Lovell chromosome G4, Prunus_persica_NCBIv2, whole genome shotgun sequence genome:
- the LOC109948704 gene encoding uncharacterized protein LOC109948704, which yields MVEQGIVLGHSISSKGIEVDKAKIEVIAKLPPPTSVKGVRSFLGHAGFYRRFIKDFSKISRPLCTLLAKDAPFNFDKACLEAFNKLKALLTSAPIIAAPNWDLPFELMCDASDYGVGAVLGQRKDKLPHVIYYASRTINDAQLNYATTEKELLAVVFALEKFRSYLVGAKIIVYTNHAALKYLLSKKDAKPRLIRWVLLLQEFDLEIKDKKGSENVVADHLSRLIIPAATEAYSLPLSESFLDEQLFAVKIDTPWFADIVNYLAKGVVHPDFSYQQKKKFLSDVKHYFWDEPYLYKYCADQIIRRCIPEAEQESVLKFAHHYACGGHFGQKRTAEKILQTGEKRKLQLNELEEIRQGAYDSSRIYKERTNAFHDSQILRKEFQPGQKVLLFSSRLKLFPRKLKSRWTGPYLVTQVFPHGAVQITNEDKGNTFKVNGHRLKPYVETPFDIAAESLTLKEPVI from the exons ATGGTTGAACAGGGAATTGTCTTGGGTCATTCAATTTCTAGCAAAGGCATTGAGGTTGACAAAGCAAAGATTGAAGTTATTGCAAAGCTGCCACCTCCTACATCAGTAAAAGGTGTGAGGTCCTTCTTAGGACACGCAGGTTTTTATCGTCGGTTCATCAAGGATTTCTCCAAGATTAGTCGACCTTTGTGCACTTTATTGGCTAAGGATGcaccatttaattttgataaggcTTGTTTAGAAGCATTCAACAAGTTGAAAGCACTCTTAACTTCGGCACCCATCATTGCTGCACCAAATTGGGATTTACCATTTGAACTAATGTGTGATGCGTCAGATTATGGTGTTGGGGCAGTTTTAGGGCAGCGAAAAGATAAGCTTCCCCATGTCATCTATTATGCAAGTCGTACTATCAATGATGCACAGCTTAACTATGCAACTACAGAGAAGGAATTGTTGGCAGTTGTGTTCGCACTAGAGAAATTTCGGTCTTATTTGGTTGGGGCTAAAATAATTGTCTATACGAATCATGCTGCACTAAAATACTTGTTGTCTAAGAAGGATGCAAAGCCTAGATTGATTCGTTGGGTTCTTTTACTTCAAGAATTTGACTTAGAGATTAAAGACAAGAAGGGCAGTGAGAATGTTGTGGCTGATCATTTATCTAGATTAATTATTCCAGCAGCTACAGAGGCATATTCTCTACCATTGAGTGAAAGTTTCCTAGATGAACAGCTATTTGCTGTCAAAATTGACACACCTTGGTTTGCAGATATTGTCAATTATTTGGCTAAGGGTGTGGTGCATCCAGATTTTTCCTACcaacagaaaaagaagtttTTATCTGATGTAAAGCACTATTTCTGGGATGAACCGTACTTATACAAGTATTGTGCAGACCAGATTATTCGCAGGTGTATTCCGGAGGCTGAACAGGAAAGTGTTTTAAAGTTTGCTCATCACTACGCTTGTGGAGGACATTTTGGGCAGAAAAGGACAGCAGAGAAAATCCTACAGA CTGGGGAAAAGCGGAAATTGCAGTTAAATGAGCTAGAGGAAATTCGTCAAGGTGCTTATGATAGTTCTCGCATCTACAAGGAAAGAACTAATGCATTTCATGACAGTCAAATTTTACGGAAGGAATTTCAGCCAGGGCAAAAGGTTCTATTATTTAGTTCAAGGCTCAAGTTGTTTCCAAGGAAATTAAAATCTCGTTGGACTGGACCCTACCTAGTGACTCAAGTTTTTCCTCATGGAGCAGTTCAAATCACTAATGAAGATAAAGGCAACACATTCAAGGTGAATGGTCATAGGCTGAAACCCTACGTGGAGACACCGTTTGACATTGCAGCCGAGTCTTTGACTCTGAAGGAACCAGTGATTTGA